A region from the Acyrthosiphon pisum isolate AL4f chromosome A1, pea_aphid_22Mar2018_4r6ur, whole genome shotgun sequence genome encodes:
- the LOC100574647 gene encoding probable vesicular glutamate transporter eat-4: MSLEENTTNTCDSPPHIQLPEQMPSKFISRFIRLKTTYCNREYAIVLLGIIGVFITSLQFSTYYTFIDLMNQLNKTDNFHRDGCIPYNTYGYMIGLIPGGVLATFYPAHNVLGICVAISSIGHVIVIMSISYLNGLTLCILQLCIGTTMAVVDVSIDRVWTYWVPLNKQSIRHVPMILYMVIFDEGYFHDSINMLHGEHTSYTLTLFIGVIGLAWYVLWLYVINGHFSFRSLNRDFIFFGGLNNSRYSFGTYNESLTRSIVSDIPWKLIWTSKPFLAIVLLYVCEPYYYGSDFYGYDGSEWTMKDNTAVLLLLVVVLVELFPEIALPISTTNVRKIWSCSYFGSLGIIFFLKAIFGNTIKNNKIYQYILFKEMRHLFNFGFYVNTLDIAPKYASLLSSFVLCIHYNITDFVWANVVYPILSYAKLNEVETDIMMMIICFAAAVFYAIFASAELQPWADESVEENQQNIVENDNINYNNLPCTM; encoded by the exons ATGAGTCTTGAGGAAAACACGACCAATACTTGTGATTCTCCACCTCACATCCAATTACCAGAACAAATGCCGTCAAAATTCATCAGCAGGTTCATCCGTTTGAAAACTACATATTGTAACAGAGAATACGCAATAGTTTTGCTTGGTATTATAG gtgtaTTTATTACGTCACTTCAATTCAGtacatattacacatttattgaTCTTATGAATCAACTAAATAAA acTGACAATTTCCATCGTGATGGTTGCATACCTTACAATACGTATGGATATATGATCGGTTTGATACCTGGTGGTGTTTTAGCCACTTTTTATCCGGCTCACAA TGTTTTAGGGATTTGCGTCGCCATATCGTCGATTGGTCATGTAATTGTTATCATGAGTATAAGTTACTTAAACGGTCTCACGCTTTGTATCTTACAATTGTGTATTGGAACGACAATG GCAGTGGTAGATGTGTCAATTGACAGGGTTTGGACGTATTGGGTCCCACTGAATAAACAGTCAATACGCCACGTTCCAATGATATTGTACATGGTGATATTTGATGAAGGATATTTCCATGACAGTATTAATATGCTCCACGGAGAACATACGTCTTATACGTTAACTCTATTTATTG gtgTTATCGGATTGGCCTGGTACGTTTTGTGGCTGTATGTGATCAATGGACATTTTTCATTTCGAAGCCTAAACcgcgattttatattttttggaggCTTAAACAATTCGCGATATTCTTTTGGGACATATAACGAATCATTAACCCGATCAATCGTATCGGACATTCCGTGGAAATTGATTTGGACTTCTAAGCCTTTCCTTGCAATTGTCTTATTATACGTGTgtgaaccatattattatggtagtgATTTTTATGGTTAC GACGGTTCGGAATGGACTATGAAAGATAACACTGCTGTCTTGTTGTTACTCGTCGTCGTTCTGGTCGAATTATTTCCAGAAATTGCCTTACCAATTTCCACCACCAACGTCAGAAAGATTTGGAGTTGCTCATATTTCGGTTCATtgggcattattttttttctgaaggcCATTTTTGGGAAtactataaaaaacaataaaatataccaatatattttgtttaaagaaATGCGTCATCTTTTTAATTTcg GATTCTACGTAAATACTTTAGACATCGCACCAAAATATGCTAGTTTATTGTCTAGTTTCGTGCTgtgcatacattataatattactgactTTGTGTGGGCCAATGTCGTATATCCAATATTGAGTTATGcg AAACTTAACGAAGTTGAAACTGATAtcatgatgatgataatatgtttTGCCGCGGCTGTGTTCTATGCCATTTTCGCTTCGGCGGAACTACAACCATGGGCAGATGAatctgttgaagaaaatcaacaaaatattgttgaaaatgacaatataaattataataatttaccatgtACAATGTAA